One Burkholderia pyrrocinia DNA segment encodes these proteins:
- a CDS encoding SDR family NAD(P)-dependent oxidoreductase translates to MKIDSYAGQAVMITGAASGFGALLASELAAMGARLALGDLNGEALERVAAPLRAAGADVIAQRCDVRIEADVASLVHAAAARFGRLDVGINNAGIAPPMKALIDTDEADLDLSFAVNAKGVFFGMKHQIRQMLAQREGVILNVASMAGLGGAPKLAAYAASKHAVVGLTKTAALEYARHGIRVNAVCPFYSTTPMVTDSDIGDRQDFLAQGSPMKRLGRPAEIVATMLTLCAKENTYLTGQAVAVDGGVSAF, encoded by the coding sequence ATGAAAATCGACAGCTACGCCGGGCAGGCCGTGATGATCACCGGCGCCGCGAGCGGCTTCGGCGCGTTGCTTGCGAGCGAGCTGGCCGCGATGGGCGCGCGGCTGGCGCTCGGCGACCTGAACGGCGAAGCGCTCGAACGCGTGGCCGCGCCGCTGCGCGCGGCCGGCGCCGACGTGATCGCGCAGCGCTGCGACGTGCGCATCGAGGCGGACGTCGCGTCGCTGGTGCACGCGGCCGCCGCGCGCTTCGGGCGGCTCGACGTCGGCATCAACAACGCGGGCATCGCGCCGCCGATGAAGGCGCTGATCGACACCGACGAAGCCGATCTCGACCTGAGCTTCGCGGTGAACGCGAAGGGCGTGTTCTTCGGGATGAAGCACCAGATCCGCCAGATGCTCGCGCAGCGCGAAGGCGTGATCCTGAACGTCGCATCGATGGCCGGGCTCGGCGGCGCGCCGAAGCTGGCCGCGTACGCGGCGTCGAAGCATGCGGTGGTCGGGCTCACGAAGACAGCCGCGCTCGAATACGCGCGCCACGGCATCCGCGTGAATGCGGTGTGCCCGTTCTACAGCACGACGCCGATGGTTACCGACAGCGATATCGGCGACCGCCAGGATTTTCTCGCGCAAGGCTCGCCGATGAAGCGGCTCGGCCGGCCCGCCGAAATCGTCGCGACGATGCTGACGCTGTGCGCGAAGGAAAACACTTACCTGACCGGGCAGGCCGTCGCCGTCGACGGCGGTGTCTCTGCCTTCTGA
- a CDS encoding SDR family oxidoreductase, translating into MATNLFDLTGRIALVTGASRGIGEEIAKLLAEQGAHVIVSSRKLDDCQAVADAIVAAGGRAEALACHVGRLEDIAATFEHIRGKHGRLDILVNNAAANPYFGHILDTDLAAYEKTVDVNIRGYFFMSVEAGKLMKTHGGGAIVNTASVNALQPGDRQGIYSITKAAVVNMTKAFAKECGPLGIRVNALLPGLTKTKFAGALFADKDIYENWMAKIPLRRHAEPREMAGTVLYLVSDAASYTNGECIVVDGGLTI; encoded by the coding sequence ATGGCAACGAATCTGTTCGACCTGACCGGCAGGATCGCGCTGGTGACGGGCGCGAGCCGCGGCATCGGCGAGGAAATCGCGAAGCTGCTTGCAGAGCAGGGCGCACACGTGATCGTGTCGAGCCGCAAGCTCGACGATTGCCAGGCCGTGGCCGACGCGATCGTCGCGGCGGGCGGCCGCGCCGAGGCGCTGGCCTGCCACGTCGGGCGGCTGGAAGATATCGCCGCGACGTTCGAGCACATCCGCGGCAAGCACGGGCGACTCGACATCCTCGTGAACAACGCGGCCGCGAACCCGTATTTCGGGCACATCCTCGATACCGATCTCGCGGCATACGAGAAGACGGTCGACGTGAACATCCGCGGCTACTTCTTCATGTCGGTCGAGGCCGGCAAGCTGATGAAGACGCACGGCGGCGGCGCGATCGTCAACACGGCGTCGGTGAATGCGCTGCAGCCGGGCGACCGGCAGGGCATCTACTCGATCACGAAGGCGGCCGTCGTCAACATGACGAAGGCGTTCGCGAAGGAATGCGGGCCGCTCGGCATCCGCGTGAACGCGCTGCTGCCGGGCCTCACGAAGACGAAGTTCGCGGGCGCGCTGTTCGCCGACAAGGACATCTACGAGAACTGGATGGCGAAGATCCCGCTGCGCCGCCACGCGGAGCCGCGCGAGATGGCCGGCACCGTGCTGTATCTCGTGTCGGACGCGGCGAGCTATACGAACGGCGAATGCATCGTCGTCGACGGCGGCCTGACGATCTGA
- a CDS encoding phosphotransferase: MTNPSQQLDTARLTRYLEAHVPGFEGPVDTEKFAGGQSNPTFLLHAKSGRYVLRRQPPGELLKSAHAVDREFRVLTALSGTAVPVARPYHLCVDRDVIGSMFYVMSFEDGRIFWDPALPELPKADRAACYDALLQTMAALHDVDVDAVGLADYGRPGNYFERQIGVWTKQYRAAETERLDAMETLIDWLPKACLEDTGRPALVHGDFRIDNLMFARDGYRVQAVLDWELSTLGNPLADLAYFCMCLRLPSGGQVRGIAGLDRAELGVPDEAAIVARYCELRGIEPIRDWHFYLAFSFFRLAAIAQGVKARALQGNASSEQALRVGAMAGRLAELAVSVIDAHR, from the coding sequence ATGACGAACCCTTCCCAGCAACTCGATACAGCCCGCCTCACGCGCTATCTGGAAGCGCACGTGCCGGGCTTCGAAGGCCCGGTCGACACGGAGAAGTTTGCCGGCGGCCAGTCGAATCCGACTTTCCTGCTGCACGCGAAGAGCGGCCGCTACGTGCTGCGCCGCCAGCCGCCGGGCGAACTGCTGAAATCCGCGCATGCGGTCGACCGCGAATTCCGCGTGTTGACCGCGCTGTCGGGCACCGCGGTGCCGGTCGCGCGTCCGTATCACCTCTGCGTCGACCGCGACGTGATCGGCAGCATGTTCTACGTGATGAGCTTCGAGGACGGTCGGATCTTCTGGGATCCCGCGCTGCCGGAACTGCCGAAGGCCGATCGCGCGGCGTGTTACGACGCGCTGCTGCAGACGATGGCCGCATTGCACGACGTCGATGTCGACGCGGTGGGCCTCGCCGACTACGGCCGCCCCGGCAACTACTTCGAGCGCCAGATCGGCGTGTGGACGAAGCAGTATCGCGCGGCCGAAACCGAGCGCCTCGACGCGATGGAGACGCTGATCGACTGGCTGCCGAAAGCGTGCCTCGAGGACACGGGCCGGCCGGCGCTGGTGCATGGCGATTTCCGGATCGACAACCTGATGTTCGCGCGCGACGGCTATCGCGTGCAGGCCGTGCTCGACTGGGAGCTGTCGACGCTCGGCAACCCGCTCGCCGATCTCGCGTATTTCTGCATGTGCCTGCGGCTGCCGTCCGGCGGGCAGGTGCGCGGGATCGCGGGCCTGGATCGCGCCGAACTCGGCGTCCCGGACGAAGCGGCGATCGTCGCGCGCTATTGCGAACTGCGCGGGATCGAGCCGATCCGCGACTGGCATTTCTACCTCGCATTCAGTTTCTTCCGCCTCGCGGCGATCGCGCAGGGCGTGAAGGCGCGCGCGCTGCAGGGCAACGCGTCGAGCGAGCAAGCGCTGCGCGTCGGCGCAATGGCCGGCCGGCTGGCCGAACTGGCCGTGAGCGTGATCGACGCGCATCGCTGA
- a CDS encoding histidine phosphatase family protein, protein MAELFLVRHGQASFGTDDYDRLSAAGDQQGVWLGEYFARQGLAFDRVICGTLNRHAQTVDAILRGMGREGVSYDRHPGLNEYDFHGLFAAAASDYPEIARLAAGSMKEYFRALRQVLQLWSENKLGDTAPESWAHFQQRVAEARDAIRHGGGQRVLAVSSGGPIAVTVQQVLAAPPASAIALNLQIRNSSLSQFFFNADVFHLASFNGIPHLEDPERHAFRTYG, encoded by the coding sequence ATGGCTGAACTCTTTCTGGTACGGCACGGGCAGGCGTCGTTCGGCACCGACGACTACGACCGGCTTTCCGCGGCCGGCGACCAGCAGGGCGTCTGGCTCGGCGAATACTTCGCGCGGCAGGGCCTCGCATTCGATCGCGTGATCTGCGGCACGCTGAACCGCCACGCGCAGACGGTCGACGCGATCCTGCGCGGGATGGGCCGCGAAGGCGTGTCGTATGACCGCCATCCGGGCCTGAACGAATACGACTTTCACGGGCTGTTCGCGGCCGCGGCCAGCGACTATCCGGAAATCGCGCGGCTCGCCGCCGGCTCGATGAAGGAATATTTCCGTGCGCTCAGGCAGGTGCTGCAGCTGTGGTCCGAGAACAAGCTCGGCGATACGGCCCCCGAGAGCTGGGCGCACTTCCAGCAGCGCGTCGCCGAGGCGCGCGACGCGATCCGCCACGGCGGCGGCCAGCGCGTGCTCGCGGTGAGCTCCGGCGGCCCGATCGCGGTGACCGTGCAGCAGGTGCTTGCGGCGCCGCCCGCGAGCGCGATCGCGCTGAACCTGCAGATTCGCAACAGCAGCCTGTCGCAGTTCTTCTTCAACGCTGACGTGTTCCACCTGGCGTCGTTCAACGGCATCCCGCATCTGGAAGATCCGGAACGGCACGCGTTCCGGACCTACGGCTGA
- a CDS encoding DUF1737 domain-containing protein → MPHSPPNDLPRYRLLTGKDDAVFCHRVSDALALGYRLYGSPAATFNGVHVVVAQALLWPDEDGAAPGA, encoded by the coding sequence ATGCCGCATTCCCCGCCGAACGATCTGCCGCGCTATCGCCTGCTGACCGGCAAGGACGACGCCGTGTTTTGCCACCGCGTATCGGACGCGCTGGCGCTCGGCTACCGTCTGTACGGATCGCCGGCGGCCACCTTCAACGGCGTCCATGTCGTCGTGGCGCAAGCGCTGCTCTGGCCCGACGAAGACGGGGCTGCTCCCGGCGCCTGA